A single Glycine soja cultivar W05 chromosome 14, ASM419377v2, whole genome shotgun sequence DNA region contains:
- the LOC114385423 gene encoding E3 ubiquitin-protein ligase WAV3-like: MGTGWRRAFCTSDPDNSPIRTKDRTLSPTPSPRSCVSLGFLSTPSLHHHHHHHHQQQPLSSTPKSSTITEPPNDSPRFQTKTHKSNPNSPLSPKLNLSLFRNSFKFRNSCGICSNSVKTGQGTAIYTAECGHAFHFPCVVSHAHIHVCPVCDATWNDVPLLQNDAVVHTEKQNQPSHHHHHRSDSVTSYDDDEPLPSPLTCSTQIAPIPEDEENDDVSEFPGFFVDPKPQSSLRQNNGGDSRSVRVKLMPECPVISVSQSHETRALVLRVKAPPSPPRWRRREPMDLVTVLDVNNSMSGAKFHMLKRAMRLVISSLGPADRLAVVASSANTKRLLPLRRMTAQGQRAARRVVDRLVCDHGNSVGEEAMKKAAKVLEDRRERNPLVRILLLSDGHDENNNKNQRRFLSHMSSSIRFDCIEVPVHSSGFETKKTGLIHEPLEDDFAQYINRTLSVAVHDLRIRLGFSAPAEIRAVYSCSGGPTALSSNSARLGDLYAEEEKELLVEVRVPTSASGTHHVMTVRCVKKDPVSQEFVYGAEHAFTVVPPKSIPICGGRVERLRNVFITSRAVAESRRLAKHNEFSSAHHLLASARALLTQFGSAEEYVRGLEAELTELNWRMQQLRVEREVRLVDESGEVITPTSAWRAAEKLAKMARMKKSLNKVSDLHGFENARF, translated from the exons ATGGGTACTGGTTGGAGAAGAGCCTTTTGCACTAGCGACCCAGATAATTCCCCAATACGCACCAAAGACAGAACCCTAAGTCCTACTCCTTCCCCCAGAAGCTGTGTCAGCCTGGGCTTCCTCTCCACACCATCACTgcaccatcaccaccaccaccaccaccaacaacaacCCCTCTCTTCAACTCCAAAAAGTTCAACAATCACAGAACCACCAAATGACAGCCCCAGATTTCAAACCAAAACCCATAAGTCAAACCCAAATTCTCCTCTCTCCCCTAAGCTCAACCTCTCCCTCTTCAGAAACAGCTTCAAATTTAGA AATAGTTGCGGAATCTGTTCGAATAGCGTGAAGACAGGGCAGGGAACGGCCATTTACACTGCTGAGTGCGGTCACGCGTTTCACTTCCCCTGCGTCGTTTCCCATGCACACATCCACGTCTGTCCCGTATGCGACGCCACGTGGAACGACGTGCCGCTTCTACAAAACGACGCCGTCGTTCACACCGAGAAACAAAATCAACcgagtcatcatcatcatcatcgttcCGATTCCGTCACCTCCTACGACGACGACGAGCCTCTCCCTTCTCCTCTCACATGCTCCACACAAATCGCTCCGATCCCCGAAGATGAAGAAAACGACGACGTATCCGAGTTCCCTGGCTTTTTCGTCGATCCAAAGCCTCAATCCTCGTTGCGACAAAACAACGGTGGTGATTCGAGGAGTGTTCGAGTGAAGCTGATGCCGGAGTGCCCGGTCATATCAGTATCGCAAAGCCACGAAACTCGTGCTTTGGTGTTGAGAGTGAAGGCTCCGCCGTCGCCGCCGAGATGGCGGCGGCGGGAGCCGATGGATCTCGTGACGGTGCTTGACGTTAATAACAGCATGAGCGGCGCGAAGTTTCACATGCTAAAGCGCGCCATGCGTTTGGTTATATCGTCACTCGGCCCGGCTGACCGGCTCGCCGTCGTGGCTTCCTCGGCTAATACCAAACGGTTGTTACCTCTGAGGAGAATGACGGCTCAGGGACAACGCGCGGCGCGGCGCGTCGTGGATCGGCTCGTGTGTGACCATGGAAACAGCGTTGGTGAAGAAGCGATGAAGAAAGCCGCTAAGGTTCTCGAAGATCGGAGAGAGAGAAACCCTCTCGTTAGGATCTTGCTCTTATCAGACGGTCACGAcgagaacaacaacaaaaatcaacGGAGATTCTTAAGCCACATGTCTTCTTCCATCCGGTTCGATTGCATCGAAGTTCCGGTTCATTCGTCTGGGTTCGAGACGAAAAAAACCGGTTTAATACACGAACCGTTAGAAGATGATTTTGCACAATATATTAACAGGACATTGAGTGTGGCGGTGCATGATTTAAGAATTCGGCTTGGCTTCTCCGCGCCGGCTGAAATCCGAGCCGTTTATTCATGCAGTGGGGGACCCACTGCGCTGAGCTCAAACTCAGCTCGGCTTGGTGATTTATACGCTGAAGAGGAGAAGGAGTTGTTGGTGGAGGTTAGAGTGCCCACGTCAGCATCAGGGACCCACCATGTGATGACAGTGCGGTGTGTTAAAAAAGACCCTGTGTCTCAAGAGTTTGTATACGGTGCGGAACACGCGTTTACGGTGGTGCCACCAAAGAGTATTCCAATTTGTGGCGGTAGGGTGGAGCGGCTGAGGAATGTGTTTATAACGAGCCGAGCTGTAGCCGAGTCGAGGAGGCTGGCGAAGCACAACGAGTTTTCGAGTGCTCATCATTTGCTCGCTTCGGCTCGGGCGCTTCTGACTCAGTTCGGCTCGGCTGAAGAATACGTGCGTGGCTTGGAAGCCGAGCTAACTGAGCTTAATTGGCGGATGCAGCAGCTACGTGTTGAGAGGGAGGTGAGGTTGGTGGATGAGAGTGGTGAGGTTATAACGCCCACGTCGGCTTGGAGAGCCGCTGAAAAGCTGGCTAAGATGGCTAGGATGAAGAAGTCGTTGAACAAAGTTAGCGACTTGCACGGCTTCGAGAATGCTAGGTTTTAA